In Nanohaloarchaea archaeon SW_7_43_1, a single window of DNA contains:
- a CDS encoding CBS domain-containing protein: MKQEVQVKEVMTDGVIAVEKNKTVIEAANLLREEGIRGLVVVENEEAVGVIVCRDIAYQVVAEGLDPANTKVEEVMSTDLIVAEETELLDDVAMALVRNEISRVPVVRNDMLVGILTQSDIIRAWPGFAEIIGEERELEAPATPQEEPQEGVCEECGNYSEDLREMAGELLCEECRANLDVS, translated from the coding sequence ATGAAACAAGAAGTCCAGGTAAAGGAGGTAATGACCGACGGCGTAATAGCCGTTGAAAAGAATAAAACAGTAATAGAGGCAGCCAACCTTCTTAGAGAGGAAGGGATTAGAGGCTTAGTGGTTGTCGAAAATGAAGAGGCAGTCGGAGTGATCGTCTGCAGAGACATAGCCTATCAGGTAGTTGCTGAAGGCCTTGATCCTGCAAACACCAAAGTTGAAGAAGTAATGAGTACCGATCTGATCGTTGCAGAAGAGACAGAGCTTCTTGATGATGTAGCAATGGCCTTAGTTCGGAACGAAATCTCTCGAGTACCTGTTGTCAGAAACGACATGCTTGTAGGCATCTTAACACAAAGCGATATTATACGGGCGTGGCCTGGCTTCGCGGAAATCATCGGAGAGGAAAGAGAGCTAGAAGCACCTGCAACACCACAGGAAGAACCTCAGGAAGGAGTCTGTGAGGAATGCGGCAATTACTCTGAAGACCTCAGGGAAATGGCAGGAGAACTTCTCTGTGAAGAATGCAGAGCAAACCTTGACGTCTCGTAA